The Polyodon spathula isolate WHYD16114869_AA chromosome 23, ASM1765450v1, whole genome shotgun sequence genome has a window encoding:
- the LOC121298500 gene encoding transcription factor SOX-12-like, which yields MVQQRRQKYPTMMERDFIQDACAGLGSEEGDDVFGNVPPNKDPNWCKTPSGHIKRPMNTFMVWSQIERRKIMEQWPDMHNAEISKRLGKRWKQLPDYEKIPFIKEAERLRLKHMADYPDYKYRPRKKSKSSGPSKTNEKMPLKGKPYPSRANTGKVLKIKTTAAKHKSSNPLGNNKYKSFDMDTSQDDTLDVQLQSPAGLNDNQDTLTPALHSYHQQISQPALDKAAPAQPHLPVSPPVTLVPSSSDARAVKYTGQTSPDPELMEHRQSVSGRSSTPNSTSSASSRAASPASSDKELEEEILHIISNTGISSTPPECSSLDKDFDVFHVNSGSHFDFPDYCTPEVNEMISGDMLGPSISDLVFTY from the coding sequence ATGGTTCAGCAAAGAAGACAGAAATACCCAACCATGATGGAAAGAGATTTTATCCAGGACGCCTGTGCAGGGCTGGGCAGTGAGGAGGGGGATGATGTTTTCGGAAACGTTCCTCCCAATAAAGACCCCAATTGGTGCAAAACCCCCAGTGGCCACATCAAGAGACCCATGAACACCTTCATGGTGTGGTCGCAGATCGAGAGACGGAAGATCATGGAGCAGTGGCCAGACATGCACAACGCAGAGATCTCCAAACGGCTGGGCAAGAGGTGGAAGCAGCTCCCGGACTATGAGAAGATTCCCTTTATCAAGGAGGCGGAGAGGCTGAGGCTGAAGCACATGGCTGACTACCCTGACTACAAATACCGACCCAGGAAAAAGAGCAAGTCTTCCGGACCCTCCAAGACCAATGAGAAGATGCCCTTGAAGGGCAAGCCGTACCCAAGTCGAGCGAACACTGGCAAGGTGCTGAAAATCAAAACTACTGCTGCCAAACACAAATCCAGCAACCCCCTTGGCAATAACAAGTACAAGAGCTTCGACATGGATACAAGCCAGGACGACACTTTGGATGTTCAGCTGCAGAGCCCCGCTGGGCTCAATGACAATCAGGACACCCTGACCCCGGCGCTCCACTCCTATCACCAGCAGATCAGCCAGCCAGCACTAGACAAGGCAGCACCTGCGCAGCCTCATCTTCCTGTTTCTCCGCCCGTCACCCTTGTCCCCTCGTCATCAGATGCCAGAGCAGTGAAGTACACAGGTCAGACCTCTCCTGACCCCGAGCTGATGGAGCACAGGCAGTCAGTGTCCGGCAGGTCCTCCACACCGAACTCCACCAGCTCAGCCTCCTCTCGTGCCGCGTCACCTGCTTCTTCGGATAAGGAGCTAGAGGAGGAGATCCTGCATATCATTTCTAACACAGGCATCAGCAGCACGCCCCCAGAGTGCTCTTCCTTGGACAAGGATTTCGACGTATTCCACGTAAACTCAGGATCCCACTTTGACTTTCCAGACTACTGCACTCCAGAGGTGAACGAGATGATATCCGGGGACATGTTAGGACCCAGTATCTCTGACTTGGTGTTCACTTACTGA